One window of the Syntrophorhabdaceae bacterium genome contains the following:
- a CDS encoding (2Fe-2S) ferredoxin domain-containing protein produces the protein MKKAKHHIFVCGSFRANGTPQGVCSKKESMQLLQYLEQELSDRGLSDVLVSGTGCLKVCDRGPAMVVYPENWWYGGVEGTSEIDDILDALEEGRPAEKYILT, from the coding sequence ATGAAGAAGGCGAAACATCATATCTTTGTATGCGGAAGTTTCAGGGCAAACGGCACCCCCCAGGGGGTCTGCAGCAAGAAAGAGTCGATGCAGCTCCTCCAGTACCTCGAGCAGGAGCTTTCCGACCGGGGCTTATCTGATGTGCTCGTATCGGGAACAGGCTGCCTCAAGGTCTGCGACCGGGGCCCCGCCATGGTTGTCTATCCCGAAAACTGGTGGTACGGCGGTGTAGAGGGCACGTCCGAGATTGACGACATTCTCGACGCCCTCGAGGAGGGGAGACCGGCAGAAAAGTATATCCTTACCTGA
- a CDS encoding alpha/beta fold hydrolase, producing MPDYTEIDNSSALDYIFYPRESMSPPPPYGFDIMAPAAEGISLCCRFYQGDKEWPWILFFHGNGEVVGDYDELSRFYFKQKINLVVTDYRGYGKSGGSPTVTAMLADAHVIFRAVGDELKARGLMSRFWIMGRSLGSLSAMELAHHYQDVIPGIIVESGFLSVTRILHHLDVPTGQIDLEKIDRAQVEMARTITLPVLIIHGEYDNIVPMGEAEDLRDTIKSEEKQLLVIPAADHNDVMFVGLNEYFKAIRAFLDRTGATAK from the coding sequence ATGCCCGATTATACCGAAATCGATAATTCATCGGCTTTGGATTACATCTTTTATCCCAGGGAGTCAATGAGCCCGCCTCCCCCGTACGGCTTCGACATAATGGCGCCCGCGGCGGAAGGCATTTCCCTGTGCTGCCGCTTTTATCAGGGGGACAAGGAGTGGCCGTGGATCCTCTTCTTCCATGGCAACGGTGAAGTCGTAGGCGATTACGATGAATTGTCACGCTTTTATTTCAAGCAGAAGATAAACCTGGTGGTGACCGACTACAGGGGGTACGGCAAGAGCGGAGGCTCCCCTACGGTCACGGCCATGCTCGCCGATGCCCACGTCATATTCCGGGCCGTAGGCGACGAGCTGAAGGCAAGGGGCCTCATGAGCAGGTTCTGGATCATGGGGAGGTCACTGGGAAGTCTTTCGGCCATGGAGCTTGCCCATCATTATCAGGACGTCATTCCCGGCATCATCGTGGAGAGCGGTTTTTTGAGCGTCACGAGAATACTTCACCATCTCGATGTGCCCACGGGGCAGATCGACCTCGAAAAGATCGACCGGGCGCAGGTCGAAATGGCGCGCACCATAACCCTGCCCGTCCTCATTATCCACGGAGAATACGATAACATAGTCCCTATGGGCGAGGCGGAGGATCTCCGCGATACGATAAAGTCCGAAGAGAAGCAGCTCCTCGTGATACCTGCAGCAGATCACAATGACGTCATGTTTGTCGGTCTCAACGAATATTTTAAGGCCATCCGCGCCTTTCTCGACCGGACCGGCGCCACGGCAAAGTAA
- the lepA gene encoding translation elongation factor 4: protein MKQIRNFSIIAHIDHGKSTLADRLIQNAHLVEDRQFRDQILDTMDIERERGITIKSQTVNIPYVNKGGEEFELNLIDTPGHVDFSYEVSRALASCEGVLLLVDASQGVEAQTLANLYAAMEHNLVIIPVINKIDLPSADIDRVKDEIDQELGLDSDLAILCSAKEGIGIEEILEAIVERIPPPTGDMEKPLSSLTFDAHYDPFRGTIVSCRVFNGAIRPGDIIRFMYNGATYKVEETGIFRLKMEPRKELTAGSVGYIIAGIKTVSDTRIGDTITLDQNPAPEPLPGFKEVKPVVFSSIYPIASDDYLSLAEALEKYKLNDAALVYQKDSSAALGQGFRCGFLGLLHLEIVQERLEREFDQSIILTSPSVQYRFLLTDGTMITVDNPQYYPDPTKISNGEEPFIRASILIPERYVGAVMKLCMDRRGVDSKLSYPSPGRVEVTFDMPLAEVVFDFYDKLKSITQGYGSFDYEIIDYRESELVKLDILVNGEKVDALSMIIHKERARERAVRVCDKLRDEIPRQLFKIAIQGAIGGKIISRSTVSPYRKDVTAKCYGGDISRKRKLLEKQKKGKRRMSMVGNVEIPQSAFMAALKTDDE, encoded by the coding sequence ATGAAACAGATAAGAAACTTCAGCATCATCGCCCACATCGACCATGGCAAGTCCACCCTTGCCGATCGCCTGATACAGAACGCCCACCTCGTGGAGGACAGGCAGTTCCGGGACCAGATCCTCGATACCATGGACATAGAGCGGGAAAGGGGCATTACCATCAAGAGCCAGACCGTCAATATCCCCTACGTGAATAAAGGCGGTGAGGAATTCGAGCTGAACCTGATCGATACCCCGGGGCACGTCGATTTTTCCTACGAAGTATCGAGGGCCCTGGCGTCCTGTGAAGGGGTGCTCCTTCTCGTGGACGCCTCCCAGGGCGTGGAAGCCCAGACACTGGCGAACCTCTATGCCGCAATGGAGCATAATCTGGTAATTATCCCCGTAATAAACAAGATCGATCTGCCTTCGGCCGACATCGACCGGGTGAAAGACGAGATCGACCAGGAGCTCGGCCTCGATTCCGACCTCGCGATCCTCTGCTCGGCAAAGGAGGGTATAGGCATCGAGGAGATCCTGGAAGCCATAGTAGAGAGAATTCCTCCGCCCACGGGCGATATGGAGAAGCCCCTTTCCTCCCTTACCTTCGACGCCCACTATGATCCTTTCCGGGGCACTATCGTAAGCTGCCGCGTCTTTAACGGCGCCATCCGCCCCGGCGATATAATTCGCTTCATGTATAACGGCGCCACCTACAAGGTGGAAGAGACGGGTATCTTTCGTCTCAAGATGGAGCCGAGGAAGGAGCTTACCGCCGGCTCGGTAGGTTATATCATTGCGGGCATCAAAACCGTGAGTGACACCAGGATCGGAGATACGATCACCCTCGACCAGAATCCGGCCCCGGAGCCGCTCCCCGGCTTCAAGGAAGTCAAGCCCGTGGTCTTCTCATCCATCTATCCCATCGCCTCCGACGATTACCTCTCTCTCGCGGAAGCGCTCGAGAAATATAAGCTCAACGATGCGGCCCTCGTCTATCAGAAGGACTCCTCCGCTGCCCTCGGCCAGGGGTTCCGGTGCGGCTTTCTCGGACTCCTCCATCTGGAGATCGTGCAGGAGAGGCTCGAGCGGGAGTTCGACCAATCGATCATCCTCACCTCTCCGAGCGTCCAATATCGCTTCCTCCTTACTGACGGGACGATGATTACCGTGGACAACCCCCAGTACTATCCAGACCCGACGAAGATATCTAATGGTGAGGAGCCTTTCATCAGGGCGAGCATTCTCATACCGGAGCGCTATGTAGGCGCCGTGATGAAGCTCTGCATGGACCGGCGCGGCGTCGACTCCAAGTTGAGCTATCCGAGTCCGGGCAGGGTCGAGGTCACCTTTGACATGCCTCTCGCCGAGGTAGTCTTCGACTTTTATGACAAACTCAAGAGCATTACCCAGGGGTACGGCTCCTTTGACTACGAGATCATCGACTACAGGGAAAGCGAGCTTGTCAAACTCGATATCCTGGTCAACGGCGAGAAGGTGGATGCCCTTTCCATGATCATTCATAAAGAGAGGGCCCGTGAGCGCGCGGTCCGGGTCTGCGATAAGCTCCGGGACGAGATACCCAGGCAGCTTTTCAAGATTGCCATTCAGGGCGCAATCGGGGGCAAGATCATCTCCAGGTCGACAGTCTCCCCCTACAGGAAAGATGTAACGGCCAAGTGCTATGGCGGGGATATCAGCAGGAAAAGGAAGCTCCTCGAGAAGCAGAAAAAGGGAAAGAGAAGAATGAGCATGGTGGGCAATGTGGAGATACCCCAGAGTGCCTTCATGGCGGCCCTTAAGACCGACGATGAATGA
- a CDS encoding radical SAM protein, whose amino-acid sequence MDHTDHPCFSKDARHKVGRIHLPVAPKCNMQCNYCNRDFECVNESRPGVTCKVLTPVQAAGYLDSVLERIGNIRVVGIAGPGDPFANAEETLETLALVRSHYPEMILCLATNGLELSRYVNDLADLNLSHVTVTVNAVDPAIGKAIYAWARRDKRMYRGEEAAGVILESQIESIRKLKEKKITVKVNTVVIPGINDHQAGAVARRVSGLGADIMNCIPLYHVAGTPFEALTPPSPERMKAVREDAGATMPQMGHCARCRADAAGLIGEPHKEEIVRLLEKASLSQSSEEKLYVAVASMEGFFVNQHLGEAAALWIYGIKDGKADLIERRPTPAAGSGPSRWSRLAESLADCNTVLASGIGPHPQTVLKKAGIEVVVMEGLAAEGVEAVLGKREIPKILLRTAGRCGIGGQCKGNGMGCG is encoded by the coding sequence GTTTCAGCAAAGACGCCCGCCACAAGGTCGGACGCATACACCTGCCCGTGGCCCCCAAGTGTAATATGCAGTGCAACTACTGCAACCGGGACTTCGAATGCGTGAACGAATCGAGGCCGGGGGTGACCTGCAAGGTACTCACTCCCGTCCAGGCCGCGGGGTATCTCGATTCCGTTCTCGAAAGGATCGGAAATATCAGGGTCGTCGGCATTGCCGGTCCCGGAGACCCCTTTGCGAACGCTGAAGAGACACTCGAGACCCTCGCCCTCGTGAGAAGCCATTATCCCGAGATGATCCTTTGCCTCGCCACGAACGGCCTCGAGCTCTCCCGCTACGTCAATGACCTCGCGGACCTTAACCTGAGCCATGTGACCGTAACCGTAAATGCCGTCGATCCGGCTATTGGAAAGGCTATCTATGCGTGGGCAAGGCGGGATAAAAGAATGTACCGCGGGGAAGAGGCGGCGGGAGTAATCCTCGAAAGCCAGATTGAAAGCATACGGAAGCTTAAAGAAAAGAAGATCACCGTAAAAGTGAATACCGTCGTCATTCCCGGGATTAACGACCACCAGGCGGGAGCCGTTGCCCGCCGCGTCTCCGGGTTGGGGGCGGACATCATGAACTGCATACCCCTCTACCACGTGGCAGGCACGCCCTTCGAGGCCCTTACGCCGCCCTCGCCCGAAAGAATGAAAGCGGTCCGTGAAGATGCAGGGGCTACCATGCCCCAGATGGGCCACTGCGCGCGCTGCCGTGCCGACGCCGCGGGTCTTATCGGCGAGCCTCACAAAGAGGAGATCGTCCGTCTTCTCGAAAAGGCCTCCCTGTCCCAATCGTCAGAGGAAAAACTTTATGTCGCGGTTGCGAGCATGGAGGGGTTCTTCGTGAATCAGCACCTCGGGGAGGCCGCCGCCCTTTGGATATACGGCATAAAGGACGGCAAAGCGGATCTGATCGAGAGACGCCCTACCCCTGCCGCCGGGAGCGGCCCTTCGAGGTGGAGCCGGCTCGCGGAGTCGCTCGCTGACTGCAACACCGTCCTGGCGAGCGGTATCGGCCCCCATCCGCAGACCGTGCTCAAGAAGGCGGGCATAGAAGTAGTGGTCATGGAGGGCCTCGCCGCGGAGGGAGTGGAGGCAGTACTCGGGAAGAGGGAGATACCGAAGATCCTGCTCCGGACTGCAGGAAGATGCGGTATCGGCGGACAGTGTAAGGGCAACGGCATGGGCTGCGGCTGA